The genomic window AAAGCAAATATTCAGAGTGTGTTAGTATATCCCGATAAGAAGGATGAAAAATATAAAATTATCGTTCTACGAGTCCAAATGATGAATCCTCTATCCATCATTAAAGATTTACAAGATGCTGGTCATCAAGTATTGTGGCCTAATGATCCGGGGCAGTCATCATGACTCAAGATTCTGTTTTCGTTTTTTCAGAGGACCTGCTGGACTATAAATTCAGTGAGAACCATCCTTTTAATCAATTAAGGATCAAACTTACACTCGATTTACTTATGCAATTAAATGCTATTGAAAAACATCAGATCATTTCTCCGAGAAGAGCAACGGATGATGAGCTGGAGCTTATACATGATCCCAATTATGTGAACGCAGTCAAATTGGCAGGCAGCGGCCAGCTTTCACAAGAAATAGGTGAGAATTACGGACTTGGAACAGAGGACACTCCCGTATTCCCCAAAATGCATGAGGCAAGCTCCCTGCTAGTTGGAGGCACTTTAACAGCTGTTGATCATGTGATGGCCGGCCATGCTAAGCATGCCCTTCACCTTGGGGGAGGTCTCCACCATGGCTTTAGGGGAAAAGCTTCAGGCTTTTGTATTTATAATGATAGCTCGGTTGCCATCAAATACATTCAGGAAAAATACAAAGCCCGGGTTCTATATGTAGATACGGATGCCCATCATGGTGACGGTGTGCAATGGTCATTTTATGATGATCCTAACGTATGCACACTTTCTATCCATGAAACTGGCCGATACTTATTTCCCGGAACAGGAAATGTCAATGAACGGGGTCAGGGTAAGGGATATGGCTATTCCTTTAACATACCTGTAGATGCATTTACTGAGGATGATTCCTGGCTAGACATTTATCGTACTTCCATTAGAGAAATTGCTGAGTTTTTTAAACCGGATGTAATCTTAACACAAAACGGTGCTGATTCTCATTATTTAGACCCGCTCACACATCTATCATCAACCATCAAGATTTATCGTGAAATTCCGAAGCTGGCTCATGAAATAGCCCATGAATATTGTGATGGCAGATGGATTGCTGTAGGTGGAGGCGGTTACGATATATGGCGGGTTGTTCCGCGTGCATGGGCATTAATTTGGTTGGAAATGACGAATAATCACATTGCCACTGGAGAACTGCCAATGGAATGGATGAATAAATGGAAGGATGCTTCACCCGTTCCGCTTCCAATACATTGGGATGACCCCGCTGACATGTACAAGCCTATTCCAAGGAAAACAGAAATTACAGAAAAAAATAAACAAACACTTGAAAAGGCCTTATACCCTATAAGAAATCAAAGTAAAAAGACAAGCTAAAGAGGCTTAATCATGAAAGGACACAAAAGCTATAAAAACTTATAAAGCAATAAAAAGAAACAGTCCAATTTGCATATGAACTGTTTCTTTTTATGTTTTTAATTATTTTGGGCTGTTGTTTTAACTGGCCAAATAATTTTTAAATCATCTCCTGGTTCTATCGTGCTGTGAAAGGTGGCTTGATTCCCATTTACAAGTAAGACAAAGCTTCCATTTGAATCAGAGGGTATTTCAATATCCACATGCCCGAATAGATCTTGAAAAATGAATGGCTCCAATCTTCCTTGTTCAATCATTAAATGGTCCCCATCCTGGATTAAATCATCCTCCAGTAAGGATACTCCTCGCCTTTTTACAATGGAGACAGGTTTTCTAAGGTTAATTTTCTTGTCATTAAAGGAGACGGGAATGTTTTGTGACAGCATGATTTGTTTATGCTGGGCAAATTCATGTACAGAAATAGCCGCCTTTTTTTCAATAACAATATGATCCCCATTTTCAAAACTATGATAGGATTTAATTTCAATTCCGTTGCGGTATATTTTTCCTGAAAGAGGAAAAATAAAGGTTTCTTTTTCATTTAAATTAACTCGGAAAGGCCTAATTTCATCAAGAAGTTCATGTAAATTAAGAGAAACGAGCAAATCTTCAATTGTTTCAGGAATTTTGCATATGATCGTATCACGGTCTTCTACAAGCTTTTCTGGTGAAACAGCAGTACCGTTGCAAATTAGTGAAGCTGTAACAATATAATGCTTTTCATTTATTTTGATTTGTTTCGTTGGAATTTCATCGATAAGATCTTTTATAAGCAGCTCTGCCTTATGGCCATTCTTGCCTTTCTCAACAATCAGCTGATCTCCGTTCTGTATGTCACTTTCTAGTGAACATGGACTGTCATTGCATAGAATTAAAGGAGCTTCTCCATGGCCGCCAGGAATTGTGATATTTTGTCCGTTTACATTTACAATCATGGCTAAGCCAGGCTTTCCATATAATTTGTTTATCTTTATCCCCGCAGCAAGAAGACAGTCGCCAACAGTCAATTTTTTTACTTCGAATAATCGAACGGGCTGATCATTCACATAAACTGTTTTGTATTGAACAGGCGATTTATGCGCAGCTATTGCAATTCCTATTGGCGTAACGAGCTCAGGTCCCTTTGTTATATGCTCTGATAAAGTCAAAGATTGAATCGCATCAATCCCTCTAATTGCTACCCTGTTTTCTGGAAGATTCAATTTCTCCGCCACCCGTTTTGGCAGCTCTGGTGTTTGGCTCCCACCACCTACAAGCATCACTGCTTTTGGTGGCTGCTGGTTGTTTAAGCTTAGTATTTCCTCGCATATTGATGCAGACAGCTTCTCAAGTGCAGGTGAGATTCTTCCAATGATTTCATCCTTTTGGATCTCTGTTTCGAATCCAAGTATGTCTGTTACCATGATTGAGTCATGGCTAAGCAACTCTCTTTTTGCCTTTTCTGCCAAAGGAAAATCCAACAGGAGCTGGTCACTGATTGCTTCTGTAATCTCATCCCCTGCTAACGGAACCATTCCATATGCAATGATTGTTCCAAGATCTGTAATCGCAATATCAGAGGTCCCTGCCCCGATATCAACTAATGCTACATTTAACCGGCGCATAGATGGGGGAATTAAAACATTAATGGCCGCAATGGGCTCAAGTGTTAAAGCTTCCATTTCAAGTCCAGCACGATGAAGCGCCGATAGCAGTGATTCAACAACAACCTTAGGCAAAAAGGTAGCAATAATTTCGACAGAGGCTTCTTCCCCCTGCTGGTCAATCAAACTTCCGATTTCTTCCCCGTCTAACCGATAATAAAGAACAGAATAACCGACACAATAATAGTAGGTTTTGTTTGATTGATGTTTCTCAGCTACAAATGCTTGTGCCTGCTGAACAGCACTTAATTCTAAATGGAGGATATCCTCTTTTTGAATTAATGGCTTGCCGTTAATATCGATGGTTACTTTGGCACGTTCTGTCTTTAAAGCACGGCCAGCGGCAGCGACACAGACTTTTTTTAAGGGGCCATGCTTTATTTCAAGTTCTTCTTTAATTTCGGTAATAATTTTGGACACTGCTAATACATCATGAATTTGACCATCAAGCATGGCACGTTCTGTATGTTCTTTGACTAAAATATCAACAACATGGTATTTGCCTTCCGATTCATCTAAAATGATTCCATTTACTGAACGGGTGCCTATATCTAAAGCAAACAGCTTCTTTTGTTCAAGCAAGTTTACACACCTTCTTTGGTATTAAAAAAGTTAACCAATTGAATTTTTAGTACTTTATTACATAAAAGCGTTTAATTATTAAAGAAATAATTAGTGACATGTCAGAAAAATTCATATATAATAACTCTAATTATTAAAAATGTACCACATATTAACGAGGCGATAAAGAAGAATGAGTAGAAACATGCAAAGGATTAGAAAATAGTATTTTGAAAATATTATTTATTCCGTTATTATTAATCGCATGAGGATGAATAAAAATCATCCATCCCCATTCGTATCGAACTCTAAATCAGATTTAGGAAGGGAAGGGACAGGAAATGAGTAATGAACTTAATCAGTTGAGAGACCGTGTAGACGAACTAAATTTACAACTTCTTTCATTAATTAATGAAAGAGCCAAATTGGTTCAGGAAATTGGAAAGGCGAAAGAAACACAAGGTGTTTACCGCTATGATCCTGTCCGTGAGCGACATATGCTCAACTTAATAAAAGAGCATAATGACGGCCCTTTTGAAAACTCAACAATTGAACATGTGTTCAAGGAGATTTTTAAGGCGGGATTAGAGCTCCAAGAGGATGATCATCGTAAAGCACTTCTTGTTTCAAGAAAGAAAAAGCCTGAGAATACGATTGTTGACTTAAAAGGAGCAAAAATTGGTGATGGAAATCAGCATTTAGTATTTGGTCCTTGTGCAGTTGAATCGTATGAACAGGTTGCAACAGTTGCTGATGCTGTCAAGTCTAAAGGACTTAAGCTTCTTCGCGGGGGAGCGTATAAACCAAGAACATCCCCATATGATTTCCAAGGACTTGGACTTGAAGGTCTTAAAATCTTAAAAAGAGTTGCAGATGAATTCGATTTAGCTGTCATTAGTGAAATTGTTAGCCCTAATGATATTGAAACTGCTGTTAATTATATTGATGTTATTCAAATCGGTGCACGAAACATGCAGAATTTCGAGCTCTTAAAAGCTGCAGGTGCTGTCAATAAGCCTGTATTGCTGAAACGTGGAATTTCTGCAACCATTGAGGAATTTATTAACGCCGCAGAATACATTATGGCACAGGGCAATGGACAAATCATTCTTTGCGAACGCGGAATTCGTACGTATGAGCGTGCTACGCGCAATACTCTTGATATTTCTGCCGTACCGATTCTAAAACAGGAAACACATTTACCTGTATTAGTTGATGTTACGCATTCAACAGGAAGACGTGATTTACTCCTTCCAACAGCAAAAGCAGCATTAGCTATCGGTGCGGATGGAATTATGGCTGAAGTTCATCCAGATCCTGCTGTGGCTTTATCTGACAACGCCCAGCAAATGGATTTAAAACAGTTTGATGAGTTTATGAAAGAACTGCAATCTTCTGCTTTTGTTCGAGTATAATACCCGAAAAGCCTTCTGCTAATTGTCAGAAGGCTTTTTTACGTCTAGCTTCTGCAGTTGTTTGTTAAACATCTGTAAAAAAATAGCTACTTGACATTGCGGCATTCCTCAGTCTGTCGTATGATAAGATACATAATTATCGCAGATTAACGGGCTGTAAGATTCCAGCCCAAGAAATTATTGAAATAAAAAATTTTAAAGTGTGAGATCTAACAGCCCGTAAAGGCCCGATAATAGGAACATAGACTAAGAAAGCCACGTCCTGTGGCAACGTCTATGTGACCCACATCCTGTGGGCCGCAACTAACATTCAGTGGGGAAGAAGAACCCCCACTGAATGTAGTTTCACTAATGATTGTGTAGCAACTCACAAACATAGTGGTGAGTAGGTTATGATTGCTTGTTGTAAACTAGTAATTAATAAGTAACTTTGCCAATTTTTTAAGGAGTGATATAGATGAATGTAACCATTTATGATGTTGCAAGAGAGGCCAACGTTTCCATGGCAACGGTTTCCCGGGTAGTAAACGGAAATCCTAACGTAAAGCCCGCAACAAGAAAAAAAGTATCAGAAGTTATTGAAAGGCTAGGCTATCGGCCGAACGCTGTTGCGCGCGGACTAGCAAGTAAAAAAACAACAACGGTTGGGGTTATAATTCCTGATATTTCAAATATCTTTTTTGCCGAGCTGGCGAGGGGGATTGAAGATATTGCCACAATGTATAAATATAATATTATTTTAAGTAATTCAGATCAAAATTTAGATAAGGAACTTCATTTAATTAATACAATGCTTGGAAAGCAAGTAGATGGAATTGTATTTATGGGTGGAAATATAACCGAGGAGCTTGTACAGGAATTTGAAAAGTCACCTGTGCCAATAGTGTTAGCGGGTTCAATCGAAGAAACAGAAAGAATTCCTTCCGTTAATATTGACTATGAGCAGGCAACTTATGATGTAATTATGACCTTTATTAATAAAGGTCATAAAGATGTAGCCATTGTTTTAGGGCCTTCTCATGATCCTATTAATAGTGTGAAAAAGCTTGAAGGCTACAAACGCGC from Bacillus sp. DTU_2020_1000418_1_SI_GHA_SEK_038 includes these protein-coding regions:
- a CDS encoding cell division protein FtsA, which produces MLEQKKLFALDIGTRSVNGIILDESEGKYHVVDILVKEHTERAMLDGQIHDVLAVSKIITEIKEELEIKHGPLKKVCVAAAGRALKTERAKVTIDINGKPLIQKEDILHLELSAVQQAQAFVAEKHQSNKTYYYCVGYSVLYYRLDGEEIGSLIDQQGEEASVEIIATFLPKVVVESLLSALHRAGLEMEALTLEPIAAINVLIPPSMRRLNVALVDIGAGTSDIAITDLGTIIAYGMVPLAGDEITEAISDQLLLDFPLAEKAKRELLSHDSIMVTDILGFETEIQKDEIIGRISPALEKLSASICEEILSLNNQQPPKAVMLVGGGSQTPELPKRVAEKLNLPENRVAIRGIDAIQSLTLSEHITKGPELVTPIGIAIAAHKSPVQYKTVYVNDQPVRLFEVKKLTVGDCLLAAGIKINKLYGKPGLAMIVNVNGQNITIPGGHGEAPLILCNDSPCSLESDIQNGDQLIVEKGKNGHKAELLIKDLIDEIPTKQIKINEKHYIVTASLICNGTAVSPEKLVEDRDTIICKIPETIEDLLVSLNLHELLDEIRPFRVNLNEKETFIFPLSGKIYRNGIEIKSYHSFENGDHIVIEKKAAISVHEFAQHKQIMLSQNIPVSFNDKKINLRKPVSIVKRRGVSLLEDDLIQDGDHLMIEQGRLEPFIFQDLFGHVDIEIPSDSNGSFVLLVNGNQATFHSTIEPGDDLKIIWPVKTTAQNN
- the ccpA gene encoding catabolite control protein A, giving the protein MNVTIYDVAREANVSMATVSRVVNGNPNVKPATRKKVSEVIERLGYRPNAVARGLASKKTTTVGVIIPDISNIFFAELARGIEDIATMYKYNIILSNSDQNLDKELHLINTMLGKQVDGIVFMGGNITEELVQEFEKSPVPIVLAGSIEETERIPSVNIDYEQATYDVIMTFINKGHKDVAIVLGPSHDPINSVKKLEGYKRALAEKGLPFKEDLVAEGDYTYDSGIEAFEKLLEAGTKPTAIFSSSDEMALGLVHGAEDRGFNIPDDFEVISSDNTKLSLMVRPQLTTIVQPLYDIGAVAMRLLTKYMNKEEVTDHIIVLPHRIEERSSTK
- a CDS encoding bifunctional 3-deoxy-7-phosphoheptulonate synthase/chorismate mutase, which produces MSNELNQLRDRVDELNLQLLSLINERAKLVQEIGKAKETQGVYRYDPVRERHMLNLIKEHNDGPFENSTIEHVFKEIFKAGLELQEDDHRKALLVSRKKKPENTIVDLKGAKIGDGNQHLVFGPCAVESYEQVATVADAVKSKGLKLLRGGAYKPRTSPYDFQGLGLEGLKILKRVADEFDLAVISEIVSPNDIETAVNYIDVIQIGARNMQNFELLKAAGAVNKPVLLKRGISATIEEFINAAEYIMAQGNGQIILCERGIRTYERATRNTLDISAVPILKQETHLPVLVDVTHSTGRRDLLLPTAKAALAIGADGIMAEVHPDPAVALSDNAQQMDLKQFDEFMKELQSSAFVRV
- a CDS encoding acetoin utilization protein AcuC, whose amino-acid sequence is MTQDSVFVFSEDLLDYKFSENHPFNQLRIKLTLDLLMQLNAIEKHQIISPRRATDDELELIHDPNYVNAVKLAGSGQLSQEIGENYGLGTEDTPVFPKMHEASSLLVGGTLTAVDHVMAGHAKHALHLGGGLHHGFRGKASGFCIYNDSSVAIKYIQEKYKARVLYVDTDAHHGDGVQWSFYDDPNVCTLSIHETGRYLFPGTGNVNERGQGKGYGYSFNIPVDAFTEDDSWLDIYRTSIREIAEFFKPDVILTQNGADSHYLDPLTHLSSTIKIYREIPKLAHEIAHEYCDGRWIAVGGGGYDIWRVVPRAWALIWLEMTNNHIATGELPMEWMNKWKDASPVPLPIHWDDPADMYKPIPRKTEITEKNKQTLEKALYPIRNQSKKTS